CTAAATGTTGTGCAAGTAAATCCCAAAAGTAGGATTTCAATTATTCCATATATATAGTCTAAGTATTTATATTGCATAAACAAGTAGCCAAGCTAAATAACAATAGGCTAATTAATATATTGTGTAAACAGTTAGTCACTAGCTAGAAATATTTCCCTATCATCAGCAATGAATATTACAAGAATAAATATTTGAGTTCTGTATATAAGAGGACTGATTAGTTAGACTGATTTGGTGATATTAACTAAACACAGTACTGTTGCCAGATTAGCAGCTCCCACTTCAACAGTAGCTGTTtgactttaatatattttaaggtTTGTTATCAAGCTAGACAGTGATAGGTTAAGTGTCATCTAAGCGTGTAGGCAAGGTTGCTAGAAACTTACATTAGGCTAAGTACTATAAACAAGTAACccatctagctagctagctagctataaaTATTAACCAAGGAGAAATTGTCAAGCATTAAATATGTCCCAGCAACATATATTTCACTGGTGTTAAGATAGGCTTCTGACTTTAAAGTGCAGATAGCTTAAAATAGCTCataaaacatgttattaaaccctactgcataactataaataaaagtacaatatAAAAAGCATCGCACAGTAGCAAACAGTCACCTGAGTTTAGCAGCATATCATGACTGCTAGCCTTAGACTGTGAGGTTTTCAAACAGCTGTAGCTTGAGTCACTCGCACTGCCAGGATACAGAGCTGATGAAAAAGagtttcatataaatataaacgtTTTACTTGATTCAGACTCCTGAGTAGTGAGCACACAAATTTATGAGGCCTTACATGAGCTGTACAGGGATGGATTCTCAGTGAACTGTTGAGCCAAGAGCAAGAACATGACCTCCACAGATGAGCTGGAGAGAAGAATGTTCTGATCAGCACTGTCCAAGAGCTCGAACCCtgaacaagcaaacaaacaccaCGCACAGGTTAGCTAATCAATCCTGTTCTGATGTCATCGGATTTGTATTGATTCTGTGAGAAGATCTGTGTCGAACCAGGTATGCTCTTTGAGAACTGCAGAAGTCTTTCTATTTCAAGAGGGGTCAAGTCTGTCAAACGATCAGCATTGTCTTGTAAACAGGACCAGTGGGACACCTGAAATGAGAAGAATATTGTGGGTTTCTGGACAGGTTTTTCCCAAACATAATCATGTGTGGACTTTTGACTGACAATTTTCAGAGCTCACAGTATGTtagaacagaaaaaacaacaaactcaaACAGAAACTGGAAATGTGGGAAATTCCAAGAGCAAAATATAACTGGTACTAAAGTTCATAGTTCAAATATATAATTGGCAACCACTTAACCTGATATACAGGTCCTCACAACAGTAGCTTATAATTATCATGTGTACATTTGTTGCTATTCACTTTCAGTTCTTCCTGACTCTTAGGTTTATTATTGGAAAACAATGTTTGGGTGTTTTTGTAGCTTGCTAGTGAAACACCTTCTAGGTAGAATGTTTTGCCCCTATACAGGGCTCTAGATTTACCTTACAAAACCAATTCCCCTTTTAGCAATGGTCTTAAGATGGATTATGCTAAGTCACATGTGTAACAGAATCCctaccaaccaaccaaccaaccaacaaacAAGCCAACGAGGGATTATGCTAAACATGCTACCCTGGAACTGGGCTTGATCAGTAATGTAACAGAatcctttattttgtcaaatatgcattatagcacagtgaactTCACATTTCCCaactggggtcagagcacaggatcagCAATGAAAGCACCCCTgcagcagagagggttaagggcctttgtcaagggcccaacattggCAACGTGGCAGTGCTAGGGCTATTCCTGATCCTCAGATAAACAACAAATCAGTGGGgtcacacacagtgaaatgacaCACACTAAAGCCATGCTGACATACTCACCCAAAAACGTGTGCCATCTTGAGCTCTATACCGACGATAAGCTTCTACAATTTTGTTCAGGACACACTTCTGCTCTCTGGAAAATCCTGACGGCAccttaaacacacagaaatccCGTATTTACTGAGCATGAAACTCAGAATTTAAATACTGGCAAGgtataataatctataataacACATATTTACGCTCTCTTGTGGAAGTAATATGTTTAGGCAACCCAATGTCTTGAACACATTATGTCACTTTTCTGAGAGGTTTCAGCAGTGAATCCCTGATTTCTAAACATTTGGTATGACATCATGGGGTCTGGAGGTATAAATTAtcatgataattaaaaaaaaacctggtgtGATGGAAGTGTAAAGGAAGCCAATGTTTAAATGACTTGATTACTAGTAGACAACTCTGGACCTTGGTCTCATGATGCCTCTGGTTTAGATAGCAGGGATGTTCCCACCATTCAGTAGAAATGATGAAGTCCATGGGATGATTTGCTAAAGCAACTTTAAGTCCATTTTTCTGAGAAAGAAAACGATGGACTGAAGTTGCTCTATAGGATGTGAGCATGTATCACATAATTTAAACAATGACATAAATTCAGCGATTGTCTGAACACCTCTAAAGACCTTCAGAAAAGTAACTCCTTTTGAGTTTAAAAATGTAGCTCATACCCGTGCTGGTGCAGGTAGTCTGCTGGTAGAGGACACGTTTCTACTTTCATTGCTTTCATCATCTTCAGCAGGAGAAACTGAAAGCGAGTCTCCTCGGTGCTTGGCCCCCTTTCTTAGCCTCTTTGACTGACATTGCACCTCAGTAAGCAGACCTGTAGGACCACATCAAAAAGCTGAACCACACAAGTCAACTTTCTCATTCTGTTTCATGTTCTAGCAGCTATACACATACACCTAGTGGCCAGTTTATTAGGTACTATGGTATGAACCTAATGTGTGGTGTGAGGCTGGTAAATTAATGACTCTCCACTACTACTAAACCACTTTGTGGAGTAAGTTCCTACACAGTGCAACACACGTcctgaagaaaagaaacagaaggatTAGCAATCCATTCTCAAACCTCTTATATTCTTATTTGTAAGGAGTAAAATTACTGCGGATTATCTGGTAGAAGTGTACAAAAGCCAGTATACTGGCCCACCTCAGGAGCATGATCCTGGACTATAAGCCTGACATACTGTTGGTGTAACATCTTATAATGCATTTTATCATTACCATTACCATTGTGTTAATTGTCCTCTATCTTTTGTTCTGttaggttttgttgttttgtgatAAACACAGCAATGCTGCTGCACCTGATAAGCTTGTGCaggcactacacacactatcatGTCACAGCTGTGCAGGGAATGATCTATGATCCAGATCAGCAAAGGTCCTTTCCTCTGACGGATGATGTAGAGGAGAACTGGCAAATTCTACCCAGCAACAGACAGGCTGCAACCAGTAACTGTAGACTTACTGGGTGACTGAGCATGCACTTTACAtgatttatgtacatttatctCATAATATGGACAATTATATATAGATACATCATCATTGGGGCTAATAAAATGGGCAGCTGAGTATAATATATACGCAAGAGGTAAACTGTTCTTACCCCCCTGTGTCATTAATATCTCAGATCATCagttaaatatgaaaacattctAGTATAAGTAGTCATTAATCTGTCTCCAAGTTTGTTAAAGCTGATATAGAACAGATTTGGTATGCATGCTAGATGAATTATTTATGTCTGACATACAGAACATCTATGGAAAGTATTAATGCTCCTGGGAGACAATGCTGGAACTTAAatgttagggggaaaaaaacagtttggCACTGTGTCCTCATCACTTCCTGTATGACATCACTTCGATTTTATTTAGATGTCTAGTTCTCAGTGGAAGCCAGGCTTAAATCCAGCACCGGCTGTAAGAAATACACTTGATTCGTAATATAAATCTATACCACAAGACCACATCAAGGCCCACAGTATGCACATGAACATCCAcagttataaatgtataattaggaaatgaatcaaattcagGTGCTTACAGGCTCCCATCCGGCTgtatcacacaaaaaaacaccatcactgattattttcctataacagcaccacccccctccccccaacCCTGTGTTTTATTCCCTACATCATTAACCATTCATGAGCAGATGGAAAACAGTCTGTAACTCACACTCTGCTAGCATCCCGACGGCTCTGCACTTGCGCAGTCGGCAGTCTTGACACTTGCGACGCATGTACATGTCCATCTCACAGCTGCCACCACTCTTGCAACGATACACAGCTTTCTTGGTGACGCTGCGCCTAAAAAAGCCTGGAAATGACACAGGAGTGCCTTAGCAACTGCTTATTAAGCAACCTCTGCAGAtgacagagaaaaacaagaagaactGCTAAAATACAGATCGGTGTAAATTTTTATTACCTGACCACCGACTGTGAAAAGTGCTAAAGATGAACAACGGATACTTGAATGATGCGTACATTAGTTAGCTCCAAAATTCAACAAAATCCACActtaatataaataagtatttcTGAATGGTTTTGTAGTTATCACTAATACATAGTAGGACAAATTCGTTCCttctacataaatatttattacagtatatttatagatAATATAACTGTGACAGAATGTTGTGATAAGaaaatgttgaatatttataattattgtgAAATGATAACACAATTATagatgaggaaataaaaaaaggtgaaatTTATTGCGTTTTTTACAATATAGtaacattttctaaaaaataacGTTGGAACGTGATAAAATTTTtgctcaggttttttttttattttccaatttCAGGTTCAAAATAATGGCATATACCTTTAAGTCAGCTttagaaatatacatatattccaGCTAAATTTTACAACAAAATAATgtaccaaaaataaaatataaaaataaaaagtaattatttcaGAATTCTTTTTGAACACCCATAAGCATAAATCACCTTTGCAGCCTTCACAGGTCAGAGCATTATAGTGGTACCCTGAAGCTTTGtccccacacaccacacacagttcGTCCTGACCCTTCACCCGAGCTCCAGGCCCCAGTCGGGGTCTCTTCATGCCTGGGGTTGTGCTGATGCTGCCTCTCGTCTGGCCGTGCAACAGCTCCATATCTGGTTGACATGGAGGCTCCGGATACTGCGGGCTATACGGGTACGCTGTGGTACATGGTTGAGAGCCGGGTGGTCCGTACACAGAGACTTGCATGTTAGCTTGATTGTAGTGCTGCTGACTATAGGGAAAAGCCTGAAGATCAAGGTCCTGGTATGAATATCCCAATGGATCCACCAACACATCTGTGAAAAGTGAAAACACCATTCagtgtaattgtttttttcagaaaaaatctttaaaatgtgGCACAATGGGATGCGCAAAATGATGTGAGTAAAGAGATACAGAAATCAGTTTACTCACAGAGTGCATGTAAACGCTTGTCTGGAACGTGATACACGTCTGCAGACCGTGATTTTGGAATAATTTGATGGCTTTAACGTGTCCACTGGGACGATAAAAGACTCAGAGAAAGACCTTGTGAACCACTTTGTGACTCTGGAAACAGGATGCTGCTGAAGAGCTTTGTGAGGTTTATGATTTTAGCTTACGTTTGTTTTGACCTTTAATGATCATGCCGAATCGATAAAGACAGAAACTTAAGTGTTATGAGAAACAGGCTCAGGGATTTGTGAACCATTTCGCAAGTGAATCCACAGAGAGAACACGTGTTAACTTCTGGCACGGCTTCTGAAACACATCTGCGAAGCGAGACAGGATTGCTCTGATTCACACCTACACTTAGTACTCTAAACAAACTTATATAAAGTTCTCTTTGGGCAGCTGCTAAATTCTGTTGagaatattttttactatatgccactccatccattcatccatccatctattttctacACCACTAACGCTGGAGCCTGGAGTCTTACAAGAGACTCAGGGCACAAAGCGGTGGACACCTAGGGACAGGATCCctacccatcacagggcacacacacacact
The genomic region above belongs to Tachysurus vachellii isolate PV-2020 chromosome 11, HZAU_Pvac_v1, whole genome shotgun sequence and contains:
- the nr1h5 gene encoding nuclear receptor subfamily 1, group H, member 5 isoform X1, with the translated sequence MSEAGPMSALQMYGESNQEDIGRANAENIRADVQVSEKFGKSAVEMREWMDPEMGMMTGGYLSGADAYGIAEPQYYDVLVDPLGYSYQDLDLQAFPYSQQHYNQANMQVSVYGPPGSQPCTTAYPYSPQYPEPPCQPDMELLHGQTRGSISTTPGMKRPRLGPGARVKGQDELCVVCGDKASGYHYNALTCEGCKGFFRRSVTKKAVYRCKSGGSCEMDMYMRRKCQDCRLRKCRAVGMLAECLLTEVQCQSKRLRKGAKHRGDSLSVSPAEDDESNESRNVSSTSRLPAPARVPSGFSREQKCVLNKIVEAYRRYRAQDGTRFWVSHWSCLQDNADRLTDLTPLEIERLLQFSKSIPGFELLDSADQNILLSSSSVEVMFLLLAQQFTENPSLYSSSLYPGSASDSSYSCLKTSQSKASSHDMLLNSGMSEEFLGPLLNFFHSMAAISVTDTEYALLVATSVLCSDRPYLCAMSCVENLQEFVLELLSKVCRNGQVSSHGSCRFARLLGRLTELRTLQHNITLRPQQIWDMQH
- the nr1h5 gene encoding nuclear receptor subfamily 1, group H, member 5 isoform X2; amino-acid sequence: MREWMDPEMGMMTGGYLSGADAYGIAEPQYYDVLVDPLGYSYQDLDLQAFPYSQQHYNQANMQVSVYGPPGSQPCTTAYPYSPQYPEPPCQPDMELLHGQTRGSISTTPGMKRPRLGPGARVKGQDELCVVCGDKASGYHYNALTCEGCKGFFRRSVTKKAVYRCKSGGSCEMDMYMRRKCQDCRLRKCRAVGMLAECLLTEVQCQSKRLRKGAKHRGDSLSVSPAEDDESNESRNVSSTSRLPAPARVPSGFSREQKCVLNKIVEAYRRYRAQDGTRFWVSHWSCLQDNADRLTDLTPLEIERLLQFSKSIPGFELLDSADQNILLSSSSVEVMFLLLAQQFTENPSLYSSSLYPGSASDSSYSCLKTSQSKASSHDMLLNSGMSEEFLGPLLNFFHSMAAISVTDTEYALLVATSVLCSDRPYLCAMSCVENLQEFVLELLSKVCRNGQVSSHGSCRFARLLGRLTELRTLQHNITLRPQQIWDMQH